A region of the Methylobacterium nodulans ORS 2060 genome:
ACGGCGCCGGCGCGGTGGTGGCCGACCAGCGCCTCGGCGAGGGGAAGCCGTACGGGCACGAGGAGGCGCTGCTGCACGTGGCCGCATGGCTGCGCGCGCACCGGCGCGAGCACCGGCTGGCGGCGGTCGGGCATCGGGTGGTCCATGGCGGCCTCGCCTATTCCGCCCCCGTGCGGATCGACGACGCGGTGGTGCGGGAGCTGGAACGCCTCGTGCCGCTGGCGCCGCTCCACCAGCCGCACAACCTGGAGCCGATCCGCATCGTCCGGCGGCAGTTCCCGGAGCTTCCGCAGATCGCCTGCTTCGACACCGCCTTCCACCGCGCCCGGCCGGAGATCGCGCAGCTCTTCGCGCTGCCGCGGGACATGACCGAGCGGGGCGTGCGGCGCTACGGGTTCCACGGCCTGTCCTACGCCTACATCGCCTCGGTGCTCGGCGATTACGCCCCCGCGCTCGCCGAGGGCCGCGTGGTGGCCGCGCATCTCGGCAACGGCGCGAGCCTCTGCGCCCTCGACCGGGGACGCAGCGTGGCCACCACCATGGGCTTCTCGGCTCTCGACGGCCTGCCCATGGGCACGCGCTGCGGCAGCCTCGATGCGGGCGTCGTCTTCTACATGCTGCGGGAAATGGGGCTCGACGCCGATCAGGCCGAGCGCCTGCTCTACACCCGGTCGGGACTCCTCGGCGTCTCCGGGGTGTCGAACGACATGCGTACCTTACGCGCCCGCACGGCGACGGATCCGGGCGCCCGGACGGCGATCGACCTGTTCGTCTACCGCATCGGGCGGGAGATCGGGTCGCTCGTGGCGGCGCTGAAGGGCATCGACGGCCTCGTCTTCACGGGGGGCATCGGTGAGAACGACGCCGCCACCCGGGCCGAGGTGCTGCGCGGCGCCGCCTGGGCCGGCTTTACGCTCGACGAGGCCGCCAACGCGTCGGGCGGCCCTTGCGTGACGCGCGGGCCCGGCCCGTCGGCCTGGGTCATCCCCACCGACGAGGAAGCGATGATCGCGCACGGGATGCACGACGTGCTCGCCGAGGCGCGCCAGCCGGCGCTGTGAGCCAAGAGAGGCCGCCATGGAGACCCTGACGACGAAGCCCGAATCGGAAATCGGGAACGACCCCTTCATGTCCGCTGCCGACCTTGCCGCCTACTCGGCCCGGATGAGGGCCGCGAAGGCCATGAAGGAGATGGAGGGCCAGGACCGGGCCGGGAAGGCGCGGGCGGAACTCGTCAAGCGGCTGTCCGAGCCGGTCGAGGTCACGCCCGAGAAGGTGCAGGAGATCACGAAGGCGCTCCTGCACAAGCTGCGCATCGCCGCGGAGCAGGGGCAGAAGGAACTGCTGGTGATGCGCTTCCCGAACCTGATGTGCACCGACAAGGGCCGGGCCATCAACAACGCGGAAGCAGGCTGGCCCGAGACCCTGACCGGCCGGCCGCGCCAAGCCTACGAGTTCTGGCGGGATCGCCTGCATCCGGCCGGATATGGCCTCAAGGCGATGATCGTCGACTGGCCGGACGGCGTGCCGGGGGATGTCGGCTTCTTCCTCACCTGGGAGGCGACCCGCGGTTGAGACCCCGCCCGCGCAGGACAATCATCATGGCAGACTCTCAGACATCCCAACCCGCAACGAGCGACGGGCCGCCCACCCTGATGTCGCTGCAGGCCCGCATCGCGGAAGTCTACCAGCGCCGCTGCGCGGCGGCCCTGCAGGGCTACCTCGACGCGACGGAGGCCGCCAACCGGGCCTGGATCGAGGCGGCCCGGCCGCTCACGCCGGCGCAGGCCTGGGGCGATGCCGTCACCTACTGGACCGACTTCGCCCAGCGCTCGCTCCTGTTCTGG
Encoded here:
- a CDS encoding acetate/propionate family kinase; the encoded protein is MIPASLVLNAGSSSLKFQVFEPGEGGAPRRIFRGLFEGLGGSPHLLIRDGAGAVVADQRLGEGKPYGHEEALLHVAAWLRAHRREHRLAAVGHRVVHGGLAYSAPVRIDDAVVRELERLVPLAPLHQPHNLEPIRIVRRQFPELPQIACFDTAFHRARPEIAQLFALPRDMTERGVRRYGFHGLSYAYIASVLGDYAPALAEGRVVAAHLGNGASLCALDRGRSVATTMGFSALDGLPMGTRCGSLDAGVVFYMLREMGLDADQAERLLYTRSGLLGVSGVSNDMRTLRARTATDPGARTAIDLFVYRIGREIGSLVAALKGIDGLVFTGGIGENDAATRAEVLRGAAWAGFTLDEAANASGGPCVTRGPGPSAWVIPTDEEAMIAHGMHDVLAEARQPAL